One segment of Ziziphus jujuba cultivar Dongzao chromosome 12, ASM3175591v1 DNA contains the following:
- the LOC107428923 gene encoding galactoside 2-alpha-L-fucosyltransferase isoform X2, giving the protein MDLYAFRKRLSPLKLSNPRVNNQATWLTHMKSGFNTMKVIKILSACLVILPVLVSLSLVLRNPPADQVNGFVDARILEKNAHNATSTGVGNDMTDLFCEPFPETSWFLPLDFPIKDQFGDLDQKSTRCYGNMLKNNKLNTSTESLPSYLYLHLVHDYDDQDKLFFCDQDQSILQKVTWLMMKTDNYFVPSLFLIPSFEQELNKLFPEKGTVFHHLGRYLFHPSNQVWGLIVRYYQAYLAKADERIGIQIRTFETSPGPFQHVMDQVLACTVKEKLLPEVDTQSSSVPPSSGTPKLKAVLITSLSSGYFEIVRNLYWENPAVTGDLIGVYQPSHEGHQQTEKQLHNRKAWAEIFLLSLSDVLVSSAWSTFGYVAQGLGGLKPWILYKPENQTAPDPPCRRVMSMEPCFHAPPFYDCKAKTGIDTGKLVPHVRHCEDMSWGLKLVDSHDEL; this is encoded by the exons ATGGATCTGTATGCATTCAGGAAGCGGCTGTCTCCGTTAAAGCTTTCGAATCCGCGAGTCAACAACCAAGCCACTTGGCTCACCCACATGAAATCTGGGTTCAATACGATGAAGGTGATAAAGATCTTGTCTGCTTGTTTGGTAATTCTTCCAGTTctggtctctctctctttggttCTTCGAAACCCACCTGCTGATCAAGTCAATGGATTCGTTGACGCCaggattttagaaaaaaatgctCATAACGCAACCTCAACTGGTGTAG GAAATGACATGACAGATCTATTTTGTGAGCCATTTCCAGAAACATCATGGTTTCTACCTCTTGACTTCCCTATTAAAGACCAATTCGGTGACTTGGATCAGAAATCTACTCGTTGTTATGGGAACATGCTGAAGAATAACAAGTTGAACACCTCAACAGAATCACTGCCATCATATTTGTATCTTCACTTAGTTCATGATTACGATGATCAAGATAAACTTTTTTTCTGCGATCAAGATCAAAGTATCCTCCAAAAAGTCACCTGGCTGATGATGAAAACAGACAACTACTTTGTCCCATCTCTGTTCTTGATCCCCTCTTTCGAGCAAGAACTGAACAAATTGTTTCCTGAGAAAGGAACTGTTTTCCACCACTTGGGTCGGTATCTTTTCCACCCTTCAAATCAAGTATGGGGTCTGATTGTGAGGTATTATCAAGCTTACTTGGCCAAGGCAGATGAGAGGATTGGCATTCAAATCAGAACTTTCGAAACCAGCCCTGGTCCGTTCCAACATGTGATGGATCAAGTTTTGGCCTGTACTGTAAAGGAGAAGTTGTTGCCTGAAGTAGATACACAGAGTTCATCAGTGCCTCCTTCATCAGGAACTCCAAAACTCAAAGCTGTTCTTATTACCTCTTTAAGTTCAGGATACTTTGAGATTGTTAGAAATCTTTACTGGGAAAATCCAGCAGTCACTGGGGACTTAATTGGAGTTTACCAGCCAAGCCATGAAGGACATCAACAAACAGAAAAGCAGTTGCATAACAGGAAAGCATGGGCAGAGATATTTCTCCTCAGTCTGAGTGATGTTTTGGTCTCCAGTGCATGGTCAACATTTGGATATGTAGCCCAAGGTCTTGGAGGTTTGAAGCCATGGATTCTCTATAAGCCTGAAAATCAAACGGCCCCTGATCCACCTTGTCGCCGCGTCATGTCGATGGAGCCCTGTTTTCATGCTCCACCATTTTATGACTGCAAGGCAAAGACTGGAATTGATACAGGCAAGCTAGTACCACATGTGAGACACTGTGAGGATATGAGCTGGGGGCTTAAGCTGGTTGACAGTCATGATGAATTATAG
- the LOC107428923 gene encoding galactoside 2-alpha-L-fucosyltransferase isoform X1, whose amino-acid sequence MDLYAFRKRLSPLKLSNPRVNNQATWLTHMKSGFNTMKVIKILSACLVILPVLVSLSLVLRNPPADQVNGFVDARILEKNAHNATSTGVGEDGWKNGLIASEFDKNSCLSKYQASIYRKMVPFKPSSYLISRLRSYEKLHKRCGPYTKLYNETLEQLNSGRSDGPTDCKYVVWISFSGLGNRILTIASAFLYALLTNRVLLVDPGNDMTDLFCEPFPETSWFLPLDFPIKDQFGDLDQKSTRCYGNMLKNNKLNTSTESLPSYLYLHLVHDYDDQDKLFFCDQDQSILQKVTWLMMKTDNYFVPSLFLIPSFEQELNKLFPEKGTVFHHLGRYLFHPSNQVWGLIVRYYQAYLAKADERIGIQIRTFETSPGPFQHVMDQVLACTVKEKLLPEVDTQSSSVPPSSGTPKLKAVLITSLSSGYFEIVRNLYWENPAVTGDLIGVYQPSHEGHQQTEKQLHNRKAWAEIFLLSLSDVLVSSAWSTFGYVAQGLGGLKPWILYKPENQTAPDPPCRRVMSMEPCFHAPPFYDCKAKTGIDTGKLVPHVRHCEDMSWGLKLVDSHDEL is encoded by the exons ATGGATCTGTATGCATTCAGGAAGCGGCTGTCTCCGTTAAAGCTTTCGAATCCGCGAGTCAACAACCAAGCCACTTGGCTCACCCACATGAAATCTGGGTTCAATACGATGAAGGTGATAAAGATCTTGTCTGCTTGTTTGGTAATTCTTCCAGTTctggtctctctctctttggttCTTCGAAACCCACCTGCTGATCAAGTCAATGGATTCGTTGACGCCaggattttagaaaaaaatgctCATAACGCAACCTCAACTGGTGTAG GTGAAGATGGTTGGAAAAATGGACTTATTGCTTCTGAGTTTGACAAAAATTCTTGCTTAAGCAAGTACCAAGCCAGTATATATCGCAAAATGGTACCCTTTAAACCTTCGTCTTATCTCATTTCCAGGCTAAGGAGTTACGAAAAACTCCATAAACGCTGTGGACCATATACCAAATTGTACAATGAAACACTAGAGCAGCTAAATTCTGGTCGTAGTGATGGTCCCACTGACTGCAAATACGTTGTGTGGATATCTTTTAGTGGCTTGGGAAACAGGATACTAACCATAGCATCAGCATTTCTTTATGCTCTGCTTACAAACAGAGTTCTGCTTGTTGATCCAGGAAATGACATGACAGATCTATTTTGTGAGCCATTTCCAGAAACATCATGGTTTCTACCTCTTGACTTCCCTATTAAAGACCAATTCGGTGACTTGGATCAGAAATCTACTCGTTGTTATGGGAACATGCTGAAGAATAACAAGTTGAACACCTCAACAGAATCACTGCCATCATATTTGTATCTTCACTTAGTTCATGATTACGATGATCAAGATAAACTTTTTTTCTGCGATCAAGATCAAAGTATCCTCCAAAAAGTCACCTGGCTGATGATGAAAACAGACAACTACTTTGTCCCATCTCTGTTCTTGATCCCCTCTTTCGAGCAAGAACTGAACAAATTGTTTCCTGAGAAAGGAACTGTTTTCCACCACTTGGGTCGGTATCTTTTCCACCCTTCAAATCAAGTATGGGGTCTGATTGTGAGGTATTATCAAGCTTACTTGGCCAAGGCAGATGAGAGGATTGGCATTCAAATCAGAACTTTCGAAACCAGCCCTGGTCCGTTCCAACATGTGATGGATCAAGTTTTGGCCTGTACTGTAAAGGAGAAGTTGTTGCCTGAAGTAGATACACAGAGTTCATCAGTGCCTCCTTCATCAGGAACTCCAAAACTCAAAGCTGTTCTTATTACCTCTTTAAGTTCAGGATACTTTGAGATTGTTAGAAATCTTTACTGGGAAAATCCAGCAGTCACTGGGGACTTAATTGGAGTTTACCAGCCAAGCCATGAAGGACATCAACAAACAGAAAAGCAGTTGCATAACAGGAAAGCATGGGCAGAGATATTTCTCCTCAGTCTGAGTGATGTTTTGGTCTCCAGTGCATGGTCAACATTTGGATATGTAGCCCAAGGTCTTGGAGGTTTGAAGCCATGGATTCTCTATAAGCCTGAAAATCAAACGGCCCCTGATCCACCTTGTCGCCGCGTCATGTCGATGGAGCCCTGTTTTCATGCTCCACCATTTTATGACTGCAAGGCAAAGACTGGAATTGATACAGGCAAGCTAGTACCACATGTGAGACACTGTGAGGATATGAGCTGGGGGCTTAAGCTGGTTGACAGTCATGATGAATTATAG
- the LOC107428956 gene encoding uncharacterized protein LOC107428956 isoform X2 translates to MASSLRLAKLRTAGFNVSNMLGFNGNHIAAMSSPLDKAVGGNIFLPEFDRKPVEDPNTNVEIGLPSHLYGGSMELMAVPKKKVSPHKRGIRNGPKALKPIPVIIRCKVCGRAKLPHFFCCSGDRGNTDGTLIISEALGRTA, encoded by the exons ATGGCGTCGTCGTTGAGATTAGCTAAGCTAAGGACCGCCGGATTCAATGTATCGAACATGTTAGGTTTCAACGGCAACCATATAGCCGCCATGTCTTCTCCGCTGGATAAAGCCGTAGGCGGCAATATTTTCTTGCCGGAGTTTGATAGGAAGCCAGTTGAGGATCCCAATACTAACGTCGAAATCGGATTGCCCAGCCACTTATATGGTGGATCCATGGAGCTTATGGCTGTCCCCAAGAAAAAG GTTTCTCCCCACAAAAGAGGCATAAGAAATGGCCCAAAGGCTCTAAAACCTATTCCAGTTATTATTCGGTGCAA GGTGTGCGGTCGTGCCAAGTTGCCACATTTCTTTTGTTGCAGTGGAGATAGGGGAAATACTG ATGGCACTTTGATCATAAGTGAAGCTTTGGGAAGAACTGCCTG A
- the LOC107428956 gene encoding uncharacterized protein LOC107428956 isoform X1, with translation MASSLRLAKLRTAGFNVSNMLGFNGNHIAAMSSPLDKAVGGNIFLPEFDRKPVEDPNTNVEIGLPSHLYGGSMELMAVPKKKVSPHKRGIRNGPKALKPIPVIIRCKVCGRAKLPHFFCCSGDRGNTDGTLIISEALGRTAWLECDSL, from the exons ATGGCGTCGTCGTTGAGATTAGCTAAGCTAAGGACCGCCGGATTCAATGTATCGAACATGTTAGGTTTCAACGGCAACCATATAGCCGCCATGTCTTCTCCGCTGGATAAAGCCGTAGGCGGCAATATTTTCTTGCCGGAGTTTGATAGGAAGCCAGTTGAGGATCCCAATACTAACGTCGAAATCGGATTGCCCAGCCACTTATATGGTGGATCCATGGAGCTTATGGCTGTCCCCAAGAAAAAG GTTTCTCCCCACAAAAGAGGCATAAGAAATGGCCCAAAGGCTCTAAAACCTATTCCAGTTATTATTCGGTGCAA GGTGTGCGGTCGTGCCAAGTTGCCACATTTCTTTTGTTGCAGTGGAGATAGGGGAAATACTG ATGGCACTTTGATCATAAGTGAAGCTTTGGGAAGAACTGCCTG GTTGGAGTGTGATTCTCTTTAG
- the LOC107428956 gene encoding uncharacterized protein LOC107428956 isoform X3, producing the protein MASSLRLAKLRTAGFNVSNMLGFNGNHIAAMSSPLDKAVGGNIFLPEFDRKPVEDPNTNVEIGLPSHLYGGSMELMAVPKKKVSPHKRGIRNGPKALKPIPVIIRCKVCGRAKLPHFFCCSGDRGNTGWSVILFRWLLF; encoded by the exons ATGGCGTCGTCGTTGAGATTAGCTAAGCTAAGGACCGCCGGATTCAATGTATCGAACATGTTAGGTTTCAACGGCAACCATATAGCCGCCATGTCTTCTCCGCTGGATAAAGCCGTAGGCGGCAATATTTTCTTGCCGGAGTTTGATAGGAAGCCAGTTGAGGATCCCAATACTAACGTCGAAATCGGATTGCCCAGCCACTTATATGGTGGATCCATGGAGCTTATGGCTGTCCCCAAGAAAAAG GTTTCTCCCCACAAAAGAGGCATAAGAAATGGCCCAAAGGCTCTAAAACCTATTCCAGTTATTATTCGGTGCAA GGTGTGCGGTCGTGCCAAGTTGCCACATTTCTTTTGTTGCAGTGGAGATAGGGGAAATACTG GTTGGAGTGTGATTCTCTTTAGGTGGTTATTGTTTTGA
- the LOC107428956 gene encoding uncharacterized protein LOC107428956 isoform X4, whose product MASSLRLAKLRTAGFNVSNMLGFNGNHIAAMSSPLDKAVGGNIFLPEFDRKPVEDPNTNVEIGLPSHLYGGSMELMAVPKKKVSPHKRGIRNGPKALKPIPVIIRCKVCGRAKLPHFFCCSGDRGNTEKKVVW is encoded by the exons ATGGCGTCGTCGTTGAGATTAGCTAAGCTAAGGACCGCCGGATTCAATGTATCGAACATGTTAGGTTTCAACGGCAACCATATAGCCGCCATGTCTTCTCCGCTGGATAAAGCCGTAGGCGGCAATATTTTCTTGCCGGAGTTTGATAGGAAGCCAGTTGAGGATCCCAATACTAACGTCGAAATCGGATTGCCCAGCCACTTATATGGTGGATCCATGGAGCTTATGGCTGTCCCCAAGAAAAAG GTTTCTCCCCACAAAAGAGGCATAAGAAATGGCCCAAAGGCTCTAAAACCTATTCCAGTTATTATTCGGTGCAA GGTGTGCGGTCGTGCCAAGTTGCCACATTTCTTTTGTTGCAGTGGAGATAGGGGAAATACTG AGAAGAAAGTGGTGTGGTAG
- the LOC107428945 gene encoding phosphate transporter PHO1 homolog 10 isoform X2, which yields MKFGEEFKKHKVPEWTEAYMDYNGLKRILREIRQHKQKKHPEIPSRASQHRTTSNMFPSELSHQSSSPHNQRDIEDQVIDINTLHRDGSRQYFETNFLKQFEEGGEIEVMFFRKLDEELNKVNSFYKDKVEEVTREESELSKQMDALIALRIKVAQPNVDGASSKRQNASAMPLTGPDDGHHVGHRQHSAGDLEIIPVSSCSRECRKEANSNDNKEDPLEILDHVKINNTLESPISTIKGVFKDSKEDELSFNREELKKAEEKLRVAFIEFYHKLHLLKHYSFMNLSAFSKIMKKYEKTTSRRASRSYMKIVDNSYIGNSDEITGLLEKVEAIFIKNFTNSNRKKGMKSLRPKAREEKHTVTFFSGFFSGCTIALLVAIILRLESLKLLNKKEGMQYIQSIFPLYSLFLYTVLHMLMYAADLYFWRKYQINYPFIFGFKRGTELGYREVFLLSTGLSVLALAGFLANLHLDMQSSTQKYKKVTELVPLGLVTLVLVITFCPFNIIYRSSRFFFIRCTFRCLCAPLYPVTLQDFFLADQLTSQMQAFRSLVLYICYYGLGEYSRRQNKCHSHGVYNTLYYVVAIIPFWLRFLQVANILLRIAWMQLVLEFKLHPFHKMTIITIISCLEIIRRGIWSFFRLENEHLNNVGKYRAFKSVPLPFYYSDDDDNKDD from the exons ATGAAATTCGGGGAAGAATTTAAGAAACATAAGGTTCCAGAGTGGACTGAAGCATATATGGATTACAATGGCCTCAAGAGGATACTGCGTGAAATCAGACAACACAAGCAGAAAAAGCACCCTGAAATACCCTCTAGAGCTTCACAGCACAGAACAACATCGAACATGTTCCCAAGTGAGCTAAGCCACCAATCTAGCAGCCCCCATAACCAAAGGGACATCGAGGACCAAGTAATTGATATTAACACATTGCATCGGGATGGTTCTAGACAGTATTTTGAGACAAACTTTCTAAAGCAGTTCGAAGAAGGAGGAGAGATTGAGGTAATGTTCTTTAGGAAACTTGATGAAGAGCTCAACAAGGTAAATTCGTTTTACAAGGACAAAGTTGAGGAAGTGACACGCGAAGAAAGTGAGTTGAGTAAACAGATGGATGCATTGATTGCACTAAGGATTAAGGTAGCGCAGCCTAATGTTGATGGCGCTAGTTCAAAGAGACAGAATGCTTCTGCAATGCCCTTAACAG GTCCTGATGATGGGCATCACGTGGGTCATAGGCAACATTCTGCTGGTGATCTGGAAATCATTCCCGTTAGCAGCTGTAGTAGGGAGTGCAGAAAGGAAGCGAACAGCAATGACAACAAAGAAGATCCGCTTGAAATTCTTGATCATGTTAAGATAAATAATACACTTGAATCTCCAATCTCAACCATCAAAGGCGTTTTTAAGGACTCGAAAGAAGATGAGTTGAGTTTTAATAGAGAAGAACTGAAGAAAGCTGAAGAGAAATTGAGAGTAGCATTCATTGAATTTTACCATAAGCTTCATCTTCTAAAACACTACAG TTTTATGAACCTCTCTGCATTTTCCAAGATTATGAAAAAGTATGAAAAG ACCACATCCAGAAGAGCATCTAGATCTTACATGAAAATTGTGGACAATTCTTACATTGGCAACTCTGATGAG ATCACTGGTCTCTTGGAGAAGGTGGAGGCTATCTTCATTAAGAATTTTACAAACTCAAATCGCAAAAAAGGTATGAAGTCATTGAGGccaaaagcaagagaagaaaagcATACTGTAACATTCTTttcag GTTTCTTTTCTGGTTGCACGATTGCACTGCTGGTTGCCATTATTTTAAGATTAGAAAGTCTAAAACTATTGAATAAGAAGGAAGGCATGCAGTACATCCAAAGCATTTTCCCACTTTACAG TTTATTTCTATACACCGTCCTACATATGCTCATGTATGCTGCAGACCTGTACTTCTGgagaaaatatcaaatcaacTATCCATTTATATTTGGTTTCAAGCGAGGAACTGAGTTGGGCTATCGAGAAGTTTTCCTCCTTAGCACAGGCCTTTCAGTACTTGCATTGGCCGGATTCTTGGCAAATTTGCACTTGGACATGCAATCAAGCACTCAAAAGTATAAGAAAGTCACTGAATTGGTTCCTTTGGGCTTAGTTACT CTTGTTCTTGTCATCACTTTCTGTCCTTTCAACATCATATACCGATCAAGTCGTTTCTTCTTCATTCGATGTACATTCCGCTGCTTATGTGCCCCTCTCTACCCG GTGACACTACAGGACTTTTTCTTGGCAGACCAGCTTACTAGCCAG ATGCAGGCTTTCAGGAGTCTTGTATTGTACATATGCTATTACGGTTTAGGAGAATACTCAAGGAGACAAAACAAGTGCCACAGTCATGGTGTCTACAATACATTGTATTACGTTGTTGCTATCATACCATTTTGGCTTCGGTTCCTGCAG GTTGCTAACATTCTACTGAGAATTGCTTGGATGCAGTTGGTGTTGGAATTTAAGTTGCATCCTTTTCATAAGATGACCATAATTACCATCATTTCTTGCTTAGAAATCATTCGCCGTGGCATTTGGAGCTTCTTCAG GTTGGAGAATGAGCATTTGAACAATGTAGGGAAGTACCGGGCTTTTAAATCCGTTCCACTTCCATTTTATTACTCAGATGATGATGACAACAAGGATGATTGA
- the LOC107428945 gene encoding phosphate transporter PHO1 homolog 10 isoform X1: MKFGEEFKKHKVPEWTEAYMDYNGLKRILREIRQHKQKKHPEIPSRASQHRTTSNMFPSELSHQSSSPHNQRDIEDQVIDINTLHRDGSRQYFETNFLKQFEEGGEIEVMFFRKLDEELNKVNSFYKDKVEEVTREESELSKQMDALIALRIKVAQPNVDGASSKRQNASAMPLTGPDDGHHVGHRQHSAGDLEIIPVSSCSRECRKEANSNDNKEDPLEILDHVKINNTLESPISTIKGVFKDSKEDELSFNREELKKAEEKLRVAFIEFYHKLHLLKHYSFMNLSAFSKIMKKYEKTTSRRASRSYMKIVDNSYIGNSDEITGLLEKVEAIFIKNFTNSNRKKGMKSLRPKAREEKHTVTFFSGFFSGCTIALLVAIILRLESLKLLNKKEGMQYIQSIFPLYSLFLYTVLHMLMYAADLYFWRKYQINYPFIFGFKRGTELGYREVFLLSTGLSVLALAGFLANLHLDMQSSTQKYKKVTELVPLGLVTLVLVITFCPFNIIYRSSRFFFIRCTFRCLCAPLYPVTLQDFFLADQLTSQMQAFRSLVLYICYYGLGEYSRRQNKCHSHGVYNTLYYVVAIIPFWLRFLQCIRRLCEDKDKIHGFNALKYLSTIVAVLIRTASELKRQTSWMVLALVSSAIAIIFNTYWDIVVDWGLLRMHSKNIYLRDRLLVSHKSIYVVAMVANILLRIAWMQLVLEFKLHPFHKMTIITIISCLEIIRRGIWSFFRLENEHLNNVGKYRAFKSVPLPFYYSDDDDNKDD, encoded by the exons ATGAAATTCGGGGAAGAATTTAAGAAACATAAGGTTCCAGAGTGGACTGAAGCATATATGGATTACAATGGCCTCAAGAGGATACTGCGTGAAATCAGACAACACAAGCAGAAAAAGCACCCTGAAATACCCTCTAGAGCTTCACAGCACAGAACAACATCGAACATGTTCCCAAGTGAGCTAAGCCACCAATCTAGCAGCCCCCATAACCAAAGGGACATCGAGGACCAAGTAATTGATATTAACACATTGCATCGGGATGGTTCTAGACAGTATTTTGAGACAAACTTTCTAAAGCAGTTCGAAGAAGGAGGAGAGATTGAGGTAATGTTCTTTAGGAAACTTGATGAAGAGCTCAACAAGGTAAATTCGTTTTACAAGGACAAAGTTGAGGAAGTGACACGCGAAGAAAGTGAGTTGAGTAAACAGATGGATGCATTGATTGCACTAAGGATTAAGGTAGCGCAGCCTAATGTTGATGGCGCTAGTTCAAAGAGACAGAATGCTTCTGCAATGCCCTTAACAG GTCCTGATGATGGGCATCACGTGGGTCATAGGCAACATTCTGCTGGTGATCTGGAAATCATTCCCGTTAGCAGCTGTAGTAGGGAGTGCAGAAAGGAAGCGAACAGCAATGACAACAAAGAAGATCCGCTTGAAATTCTTGATCATGTTAAGATAAATAATACACTTGAATCTCCAATCTCAACCATCAAAGGCGTTTTTAAGGACTCGAAAGAAGATGAGTTGAGTTTTAATAGAGAAGAACTGAAGAAAGCTGAAGAGAAATTGAGAGTAGCATTCATTGAATTTTACCATAAGCTTCATCTTCTAAAACACTACAG TTTTATGAACCTCTCTGCATTTTCCAAGATTATGAAAAAGTATGAAAAG ACCACATCCAGAAGAGCATCTAGATCTTACATGAAAATTGTGGACAATTCTTACATTGGCAACTCTGATGAG ATCACTGGTCTCTTGGAGAAGGTGGAGGCTATCTTCATTAAGAATTTTACAAACTCAAATCGCAAAAAAGGTATGAAGTCATTGAGGccaaaagcaagagaagaaaagcATACTGTAACATTCTTttcag GTTTCTTTTCTGGTTGCACGATTGCACTGCTGGTTGCCATTATTTTAAGATTAGAAAGTCTAAAACTATTGAATAAGAAGGAAGGCATGCAGTACATCCAAAGCATTTTCCCACTTTACAG TTTATTTCTATACACCGTCCTACATATGCTCATGTATGCTGCAGACCTGTACTTCTGgagaaaatatcaaatcaacTATCCATTTATATTTGGTTTCAAGCGAGGAACTGAGTTGGGCTATCGAGAAGTTTTCCTCCTTAGCACAGGCCTTTCAGTACTTGCATTGGCCGGATTCTTGGCAAATTTGCACTTGGACATGCAATCAAGCACTCAAAAGTATAAGAAAGTCACTGAATTGGTTCCTTTGGGCTTAGTTACT CTTGTTCTTGTCATCACTTTCTGTCCTTTCAACATCATATACCGATCAAGTCGTTTCTTCTTCATTCGATGTACATTCCGCTGCTTATGTGCCCCTCTCTACCCG GTGACACTACAGGACTTTTTCTTGGCAGACCAGCTTACTAGCCAG ATGCAGGCTTTCAGGAGTCTTGTATTGTACATATGCTATTACGGTTTAGGAGAATACTCAAGGAGACAAAACAAGTGCCACAGTCATGGTGTCTACAATACATTGTATTACGTTGTTGCTATCATACCATTTTGGCTTCGGTTCCTGCAG tGCATTCGTCGATTGTGTGAAGACAAAGATAAGATTCATGGATTCAATGCTTTAAAATACTTGTCAACAATTGTAGCAGTTCTTATCAGAACTGCTTCTGAACTAAAAAGGCAGACGAGCTGGATGGTGTTAGCTTTGGTTAGCTCGGCAATAGCaataatatttaacacatattgGGACATTGTAGTCGACTGGGGGCTTCTTAGAATGCATTCGAAGAATATATATCTAAGAGATAGGCTTCTAGTCTCCCACAAAAGCATATATGTTGTAGCCATG GTTGCTAACATTCTACTGAGAATTGCTTGGATGCAGTTGGTGTTGGAATTTAAGTTGCATCCTTTTCATAAGATGACCATAATTACCATCATTTCTTGCTTAGAAATCATTCGCCGTGGCATTTGGAGCTTCTTCAG GTTGGAGAATGAGCATTTGAACAATGTAGGGAAGTACCGGGCTTTTAAATCCGTTCCACTTCCATTTTATTACTCAGATGATGATGACAACAAGGATGATTGA
- the LOC107428938 gene encoding uncharacterized protein LOC107428938 yields the protein MSSTDSKTTESPENSTLDLDPQIQAKSPEEGKPQEDPGQSEKVGDKGGEDQVDEGEDEEEGECGFCLFMKGGGCKESFEAWEQCMVDAEKNKEDVAQKCFEITGALKKCMEAHSDYYEPLLKAEKAAEEEAIKELEREKEREAAALISSEQNAGTESSESQGIFDDNKRDG from the coding sequence ATGTCCTCTACAGATTCTAAAACCACCGAATCCCCAGAAAATTCGACACTGGATTTGGATCCCCAAATCCAAGCGAAGTCTCCAGAAGAAGGAAAACCACAGGAAGATCCAGGTCAATCTGAGAAGGTCGGTGACAAAGGAGGAGAAGATCAAGTAGATGAAGGTGAGGACGAGGAGGAGGGAGAGTGTGGGTTTTGTTTGTTCATGAAAGGTGGGGGATGCAAAGAAAGTTTTGAAGCCTGGGAACAGTGCATGGTAGACGCGGAGAAGAACAAGGAGGATGTCGCACAGAAGTGCTTTGAGATTACTGGTGCTCTGAAGAAGTGCATGGAGGCTCATAGCGATTACTATGAGCCCTTACTGAAAGCGGAGAAGGCGGCGGAGGAAGAGGCCATCAAGGAattggagagagagaaagagagagaagcgGCGGCATTGATCTCTTCGGAGCAAAATGCAGGTACTGAGAGTTCAGAAAGCCAAGGGATTTTTGATGATAATAAGCGAGACGGCTAG